A genomic region of Brevibacillus sp. JNUCC-41 contains the following coding sequences:
- a CDS encoding CopG family ribbon-helix-helix protein, producing the protein MSESSATREILIRLPQNFLTELDGYASEENVNRSEFIYRATKMYLRERKKKEFRESMKRGYIEMAAINLTIASEAFQAEFEAGHCVERLVSGG; encoded by the coding sequence GTGTCTGAATCCAGCGCAACAAGAGAGATATTAATTCGATTACCTCAAAATTTTTTAACAGAGTTAGATGGGTATGCGAGTGAGGAAAATGTGAATCGCAGTGAATTTATTTATCGTGCCACAAAAATGTATCTTCGCGAACGTAAAAAGAAAGAGTTTCGTGAATCGATGAAACGCGGTTATATTGAAATGGCGGCCATTAATTTAACGATTGCTTCTGAAGCCTTCCAGGCTGAATTCGAGGCTGGTCATTGCGTTGAACGATTAGTTAGCGGAGGCTGA
- a CDS encoding type II toxin-antitoxin system PemK/MazF family toxin: MVVKRGDVYFADLSPVVGSEQGGTRPVLILQNDIGNRFSPTVIVAAITAQIQKAKLPTHVEINAKKYGFERDSVILLEQIRTIDKQRLTDKITHLDEPMMQKVNEALQISLGLIEF; this comes from the coding sequence ATTGTTGTTAAGCGTGGTGACGTATACTTCGCAGACCTTTCCCCGGTGGTTGGTTCAGAGCAGGGTGGGACCCGTCCGGTACTAATTTTACAAAACGATATTGGTAATCGCTTTAGTCCGACTGTGATCGTGGCAGCCATTACAGCTCAAATTCAAAAAGCGAAATTGCCTACACATGTTGAGATTAATGCAAAAAAATACGGATTCGAGCGAGATTCCGTCATTTTATTAGAACAGATCCGGACAATTGATAAGCAGCGTTTAACTGATAAAATTACGCATCTTGACGAACCGATGATGCAAAAAGTCAATGAAGCTTTGCAAATCAGTTTAGGCCTCATTGAGTTTTAA